In Halomarina salina, the genomic window ATGGTATCGGACTGCCCGCAGTGTAGCGGAAGGGTCGAACGGACCAGTCGCGGCGACGTCGTCTGTGGGGAGTGCGGGTTCGCCCCGCCCCACGGCGCCGACTGACGCGACGCGGTTCGGCCGACGCCGAGACGACACCGAGCGCCCCACCATGCGACGGCCTCGACCGCGGTCTGTGTCCAGGTTCGTCGCGGATAGCGGCGCGTCCGTCGACGGCCCTCTGCACTCACGAGTCCGGAGTCCCCGAGTGTCCGACCGCCCGAGCATCCCGAGCGCGTCGCCTCAGCCGAACGACGGGCCGTCGACGGACTCGTTCCGGGCGTCCCGCCAGGTGTGCTCCGCCTCCCAGCCGAGGTCCTCCCGTGCCTTCGCCGTCGTGAACGCGCACTCCTCGCCCTCGACGTCGAACGGGTCGGGCAGGTCGCCGCCCGTCACCGCCTCGAACAGGCGCTCGGTGTCGACGCCCGCGTAGTTGTCCGGCGCGTGAGCGAGGTACGGTTCGTGGCCGTCGAGGTCCGTCCGAATCGACCGGACGAACTGGTCGGCGAGGTCGCGGACGTCGACGTACGACCAGAAGTTGCCGACGCCGGGCGGGCGGGTGCCCGGTTCGATGGCCCCGATGTCGACAGCCTCGCGGTTGGCGGTGGTCTGGTACGCGCCGGGGTACTGCACCCACGAGGGGCGAATCGAGGCGACCTGGACCCCGTAGCGCCGGACCACCATCTCGGCGACCTCCTCCCCCGCCACCTTCGACGTGCCGTAGGGGTCCTCCGGGCGCATCGGGTGGGACTCGTCGATGGGGAGGTAGTCGGGCAGCAGGAGGTCCTCCGAGAAGGGGAACCCGTAGGCGGACTCGCTGGACGCCCACGAGACGCGCGCACCAACGCGACCCGCCGCGGTGAGGACGTTGTACGTCGAGAGCGTGTTGTTCGAGAAGACGCGCGACCCGGCGTGCGAGGTCGGGTCGGGGATGGCGGCGAGGTGGACCACGGCGTCCGGGTCGGCGCTGTCGAGCAGTTCGAGCGTCTCGCCCGCGTCGGTGAGGTCCGCCTCGTAGAAGTCGACGTTCTCGACGCGTTCGTCGGGCGTGTACCGGTCGATACAGACGACGTCGCTCCCGTCGGTCGCGAGTCGGTCGACGACCCAGCGCCCGACGCCGCCGAGGCCGCCGGTCACGGCTACCACGTCTGAATGGTCGCTCATCGTCCGTGAGTGGACGGTCGCGTGCTTCAATCCACGGACACCGGCGAGGGCGTGAGGCCGCTGGATAGCTGAGAGGTGACGCCACCACGACGTCGGATTGCCGGTTCCCGTAGGGTGAACCGCACCGTCGCGAACGTCCCGCCGTGACGATTCGAATCGTGCTGGTCGGCACCGGTAATCAGGGTGCGGCGTGGGCGCGGGAGTTCCTCCCGGCGAACGAGGCGGACGGCACCGTCGAGGTGGTCGCGGCCGTCGACCCCGACGAGGAGGCGCTCGAACGCGGCCGCGAACTGCTCGACCTCCCATCCGAGCGCTGTTACGCCTCCACCGAGGCAGCCATCGAGGAACGGGAGGCCGACGCGCTGGCGCTCGTCGTCCCGCCGCACGTCCGCGAACCGCTGGTGGACCTCGCGGTCGAACACGGACTCGACCTGCTCTGTGAGAAACCGCTGGCCCACGCCATGGAGAGTGCGGCGCGCATCGTTCAGCGCACCGAGGACGCGGGTCTGAAGGTCGGCGTGACGATGACCCAGCGGTTCCGTCGGGACGTGCGGACCCTCCGCCGGCACGTCCGCTCGGGCGAGTACGGTCCGGTCGACAACTGCTACTGCCGATACGCGACCAACGCTCGCTCCTACGGCACCTGGAAGCCCGAGCGACTGTACGACGAGGAACACCACCCGATGCTCGTCGAGGGGGCCATCCACCACCTCGACCTGCTCGCGGACCTGGTCGACGACCGGGTTCGGACGGTGTTCTGCAACGCCTGGAACCCCGAACACTCCGAGTTCGCGGGTGCGCCGAACGCGACCGTCCACCTCGTCACCGAGGGGGGGACGAGCGTCACTTACGAAGGGCTGAACACCGTCGCGGCGACGTTCAACGGGTGGGGCGCGGAGCACGTTCGCGTCGACTGCGTGGACGCGACGCTGGCGCTCGACGGCCACGAACTGCGGGCGTTCCCGTACGACCGCGACGCGGAGGGGTTCACTGGGGGCACCCGCTTCGAAGAGGGGACGCCGATACCCCTCGACGAGCGGGCGAAGTGGGGCAACGCGTGGCTCGTCGAGCAGTTCGCCGACTGGTGTTCGGGCGGCGACGCGATGGAGACGAACGCGCGGGACAACCTGCGGTCGATGGCCACCGTGTTCGCCGCCATCGAGAGCGCCGAGACCGGCGAGGCGGTCGACGTGCCGTCGCTCCTCGCCGACGTCGAGACCGCGGCCCGAGAGGTCTGAGATAGGTCGCGGCAGTCACGAGCGTGTCCTCACGAGGTGTCGTCGCGGGTGCTGGCTCCCAGTCAGCCGTCGTACCCCTCGATGGCTTCGCGAGGCTCGACGTTCTGGAGGTTCGGGGGGACGTGCTCGCCAACGTCGTCGACGGGCGTCGCCCACTCGACGGCGTTCGCCAGGACGTGCTGGACCTCGGAATCGTGGTAGATGGGGAGCGTCTCGTGACCGGGTCGGAAGAAGAAGACGCGGCCCTTCCCACGCCGCCAGCAACACCCCGAGCGGAACACCTCGCCACCCTCGAACCACGAGGTGAACACCACCGAGTCGGGCGTCGGCACGTCGAACGGTTCGCCGTACATCTCCGTCCGCTCCAGTTCGATGCAGTCGTCGACGCCGGCGGCGATGGGGTGGCCGGGGTCGGTCACCCACAGCCGTTCGCGCTCGTCTGCCTCGCGCCATTTCAGGGACCCCGTGGTCCCGAGCAGTCGCCGGAACGGTTTCGACAGCGCCGACGAGTGGAGGAGGAGCAGGCCCATCCCGCCGCGGACGTGGTCGGCGACGCGGTCGGCCACCTCGTCGCTCACCTCGTCGTGGGCGACGTGTCCCCACCAGACGAGGACGTCGGTGTCGGCCAGCACCGACTCCGTCAGGCCGTGCGCTGGCTCCTGTAGCGTCGCCGTCTGCGTGTCGAACCCCCGTTCGGCGAGCGCGTCGGCGATAGTCCCGTGGATGCCGTCGGGGTAGATGGCCGCCACCTCGTCGTCTTCGCGTTCGTGGACGTACTCGTTCCAGACCGTGACCGTCTGCGTCATACCTGACCGTGGCGGGAGCGCTCGAAACTGGTTGCCGAAGCGGCAATCGGCGTCGAAAACTGGGAGTTCGCTGCCCGAGGACGCCGGCCTACTCGAACCCGAACAGCTCCTTCGGGCGGTCGTACGCGACGTGTTCGGCCAGGTCGTGCGCGACGTCCGTCGGCATCCGGCCCTGCTCGACCTGCGTTCCGAGGACGTTCGCCAGCGTGCGGCGGAACATCTCGAACCGGGAGTCGAACGACAGCAGTTTCCGCGAGTCGCTGACCATCCCGGCGTGGTTGGCGAGCAGGTCGACCGACCCGACGTACTCCAGCTGGCGCTCCATCCCGACGGGGCTGTCGTTGAACCACCAGGCGGGGCCGACGCTCACGTTCGGGAACGCGCGCGCGATGGTCGTGACGGTCGGGTAGTGGGTCGGGTCGACGACGTAGAGGACGATATCCAGGTCGCCGTCGAACGCGTTGAGGAAGTGTCGCAGGCCCTCCGCTATCTCCACCTCGCCGGTCGTGACGGTGCCGCCCGCGGCCGACCCCAGCCGCTCGAACAGGTCGTCGCGGTAGTCGCGGACCGGGCCGATGTGGAGCTGCGTGACCCAGTCCGTCTCGACGTTCAGTTCGCCGATGTACTCCAGCACGAACGCCTCGAACTCGCGGACCTGCTCGTCGGAGAGCGTCTCGCCGCGGCGCTCGGCCGCGTAGATGTCGGCGGCGCGCGAGCGCTCGACCGGCCGGGAGACGGGTTCGCGGACGCTCAGGTCGCTGGCCCGGCAGCCGTGGGCGGCGAAGTGGTCGTGGCTGGCGGCGAGGGCGTCGAGGAACCCCTCGAAGTCACCCGTCTCGACGCCGGTCGCGTCGGCCAGTTCCCGGACGAAGTCGCCCCAGTCGCGGTGGCCGACGTGAACCGCGCGGTCGGCGCGCCACGTCGGGAGGACGTCGACGCCCTCGACCTCGCGCGCGGCGCGGTCGTGCAGGTCGAGCGACGAGGTGGGGTCGTCGGTGCTGCAGACCACCTCGACGTTCATCTCGCGGAGCAGTTCCTGCGGGCGCTTCTCGTCGGCGTCGAGCTGGCGAGCCGTCTCCTCCCAGATGTCGTCGGCCGTCTCGGCGGAGATGGGCGTCTCGATGCCGAACCGCCGCTTCAGGTCGAGGTGGACCCACTCGTAGGTCGGGTTGCCCGCGAGGTCCGGGAACACCTCGGCGAGCGCGGTCCACTTCTCGCGGTTCGAGGCGTCGCCCGTGATGCGCTCCTCGGGGACGCCCCGCTTGCGCATCGCGGCCCAGACGTAGTGGTCGGTCGCGCCCTCGACCGCCCAGACGTCGTCCCAGCCCTCGTTCTCGACGACCTCTCGGACGTCGAGGTGGCTGTGCGGGTCGACGATCGGCAGGTCGGCGATACGCTCGTAGATGTCGTGAGCGGTCTCCGAGTCGAGGAGGTAGCGCTCGTCGAGGAACCCCATTGTCGACTGGACCGACGGCCAGCGGTGACAAAAACGTGGAGGTCACGGCGTTCCACCGACGGTGGTCTCGGCGCGGAGTCGGAGGAGGACCGAATCGTTAAGCCGTGGCCCGCTGAAGCCGCAGACTGTAATGCACGAGGCTCCAGCGGACGCGGTGTACAGCGACGAGTCCGCACCCACTGAACGGCGCGTCGAGGACCTGCTCTCACGGATGACGCTCGCGGAGAAGGCGGCACAGCTCGGCTCGGTCAACGCGGACCTGCTGCTCGACGACGATGGCGAACTCGACCGGGAGACCGCCGAGGACCTGCTCTCGGAGGGGATGGGCCACCTGACGCGCATCGGGGGCGAGGGCGGTCTCTCGCCGACCGACGCGGCGCGGGTCACCAACGAACTGCAGGACGTCCTCGCCGAGACACGGCTCGGCGTCCCCGCGATTCCCCACGAGGAGTGTCTCAGCGGCTACATGGGTCCGGAGGGCACCACGTTCCCCCAGTCCATCGGGATGGCGAGCACGTGGGACCCGGACCTGATGGCGGAGGTCACCGCCACCGTCCGCTCGGAGATGGAGGCCATCGGGACGAGACACGCGCTCTCACCGGTGCTCGACGTGGCCCGCGACCTGCGGTGGGGGCGCGTCGAGGAGACGTTCGGCGAGGACCCGTACCTCGTCGCGGCGATGGCGAGCGGGTACGTCTCGGGGCTCCAGGGCGACTCCGTCGAGGAGGGTATCTCGGCGACGCTGAAGCACTTCGCCGCCCACGGTGCGACCGAGGGCGGACGCAACCGGACCTCGGTGAACCTGGGTCGCCGCGAACTCCGCGAGACGCACCTGTTCCCCTACGAGGCCGTCATCGCGACCCAGGACGCCGAGTCGGTGATGAACGCCTACCACGACATCGACGGCGTCCCCTGTGCGAGTTCGGAGTGGCTGCTGACCGACGTGCTGCGCGGCGAGTTCGGCTTCGACGGTACCGTCGTCTCGGACTACTACAGCATCGACTTCCTGCGGGAGGAGCACGGCGTCACCGACTCCGACCGCGAGTCCGGGGTGGCGGCGCTCGAAGCCGGTATCGACGTGGAACTGCCCGCGACCGACTGCTACGGCGAGCACCTCGTCGAGGCCGTCGAGGCCGGCGAACTCGCGGAGGCGACGCTCGACGAGGCCGTCCGGCGCGTCCTCCGGACGAAGTTCGAGAAGGGCGTCGTCGACG contains:
- a CDS encoding NAD-dependent epimerase/dehydratase family protein; translated protein: MSDHSDVVAVTGGLGGVGRWVVDRLATDGSDVVCIDRYTPDERVENVDFYEADLTDAGETLELLDSADPDAVVHLAAIPDPTSHAGSRVFSNNTLSTYNVLTAAGRVGARVSWASSESAYGFPFSEDLLLPDYLPIDESHPMRPEDPYGTSKVAGEEVAEMVVRRYGVQVASIRPSWVQYPGAYQTTANREAVDIGAIEPGTRPPGVGNFWSYVDVRDLADQFVRSIRTDLDGHEPYLAHAPDNYAGVDTERLFEAVTGGDLPDPFDVEGEECAFTTAKAREDLGWEAEHTWRDARNESVDGPSFG
- a CDS encoding Gfo/Idh/MocA family protein, with amino-acid sequence MTIRIVLVGTGNQGAAWAREFLPANEADGTVEVVAAVDPDEEALERGRELLDLPSERCYASTEAAIEEREADALALVVPPHVREPLVDLAVEHGLDLLCEKPLAHAMESAARIVQRTEDAGLKVGVTMTQRFRRDVRTLRRHVRSGEYGPVDNCYCRYATNARSYGTWKPERLYDEEHHPMLVEGAIHHLDLLADLVDDRVRTVFCNAWNPEHSEFAGAPNATVHLVTEGGTSVTYEGLNTVAATFNGWGAEHVRVDCVDATLALDGHELRAFPYDRDAEGFTGGTRFEEGTPIPLDERAKWGNAWLVEQFADWCSGGDAMETNARDNLRSMATVFAAIESAETGEAVDVPSLLADVETAAREV
- a CDS encoding ThuA domain-containing protein codes for the protein MTQTVTVWNEYVHEREDDEVAAIYPDGIHGTIADALAERGFDTQTATLQEPAHGLTESVLADTDVLVWWGHVAHDEVSDEVADRVADHVRGGMGLLLLHSSALSKPFRRLLGTTGSLKWREADERERLWVTDPGHPIAAGVDDCIELERTEMYGEPFDVPTPDSVVFTSWFEGGEVFRSGCCWRRGKGRVFFFRPGHETLPIYHDSEVQHVLANAVEWATPVDDVGEHVPPNLQNVEPREAIEGYDG
- the uxaC gene encoding glucuronate isomerase, translating into MGFLDERYLLDSETAHDIYERIADLPIVDPHSHLDVREVVENEGWDDVWAVEGATDHYVWAAMRKRGVPEERITGDASNREKWTALAEVFPDLAGNPTYEWVHLDLKRRFGIETPISAETADDIWEETARQLDADEKRPQELLREMNVEVVCSTDDPTSSLDLHDRAAREVEGVDVLPTWRADRAVHVGHRDWGDFVRELADATGVETGDFEGFLDALAASHDHFAAHGCRASDLSVREPVSRPVERSRAADIYAAERRGETLSDEQVREFEAFVLEYIGELNVETDWVTQLHIGPVRDYRDDLFERLGSAAGGTVTTGEVEIAEGLRHFLNAFDGDLDIVLYVVDPTHYPTVTTIARAFPNVSVGPAWWFNDSPVGMERQLEYVGSVDLLANHAGMVSDSRKLLSFDSRFEMFRRTLANVLGTQVEQGRMPTDVAHDLAEHVAYDRPKELFGFE